One window of Misgurnus anguillicaudatus chromosome 13, ASM2758022v2, whole genome shotgun sequence genomic DNA carries:
- the LOC129431191 gene encoding lysophosphatidic acid receptor 4: MNPNTSTVLHSQYLTSQYLTFQYYLFPSVYIPVLIFGLIGNLGALYYFIFKIKQRSPSNIYIVNLAVADTLFLCTLPFRIHYHVNESNWVFGDAMCLITGTLYFANIYISITFMTCICVDRYIATLHPHTYLQLRNKGVATMVSTGVWSISGAAMLAFMLNCPGRTNKVTCFEDLSSEDWSTLAPFTACCIIFGYLLPYVVILVCYPIVARRISRINNNTARGARRIIYAILAITVVCFLPYHIVNLVYLLSRMRLIAVDVWIPRRVTMALVSLNSLLDPVLYYFATGHYKWRMKRLRFRKKKGVYSISKDF; encoded by the coding sequence ATGAACCCCAACACCTCTACAGTCCTACACAGTCAGTACTTGACTAGTCAGTACTTGACTTTCCAGTACTATCTTTTCCCATCAGTGTACATCCCCGTGTTGATTTTCGGACTAATTGGAAATCTGGGAGCTTTGTATTActtcatatttaaaatcaaacaGAGGTCTCCTTCCAACATCTACATCGTGAACCTCGCCGTGGCCGATACGCTTTTCCTGTGCACCTTGCCGTTTCGTATCCACTACCATGTGAACGAAAGCAACTGGGTGTTTGGAGACGCCATGTGCCTCATCACCGGCACGCTCTACTTCGCCAACATCTACATCAGCATCACATTCATGACCTGCATCTGCGTGGACCGCTACATCGCCACCTTGCACCCTCATACCTACCTGCAGCTTCGCAACAAGGGTGTTGCCACGATGGTGAGCACCGGTGTTTGGTCGATCTCTGGGGCCGCAATGTTGGCATTTATGTTAAACTGTCCTGGGCGGACTAATAAGGTAACATGTTTTGAGGACCTCTCTTCGGAAGATTGGAGCACTTTGGCACCCTTCACGGCATGCTGTATTATTTTTGGGTATCTCTTGCCTTATGTGGTCATATTGGTGTGTTACCCCATCGTGGCACGCAGGATCAGTCGAATTAACAACAATACGGCCCGTGGGGCACGGAGGATCATCTACGCAATCTTGGCCATCACGGTTGTTTGTTTTCTACCGTATCACATCGTGAATTTAGTTTATCTCCTGTCACGCATGAGATTGATCGCCGTTGATGTTTGGATCCCTCGGAGAGTGACCATGGCTCTGGTCAGTCTAAACAGCCTACTGGACCCGGTGTTGTACTACTTTGCTACCGGTCACTACAAGTGGAGGATGAAAAGATTGAGGTTTAGGAAGAAAAAGGGGGTGTATTCAATATCCAAAGATTTTTGA